The following is a genomic window from Deinococcus yavapaiensis KR-236.
AGCGCGTCGATGCGGGGAATGGGACTGCGCGGCTTGGACAACTCGCCGAGCAGCAGTTGATGCCAAGACGCGTCCACCTTGTCGCCCAGCATGGCCGGGTAGAAGAAGCGCTCCATGATCCTCACGCGGTGGTGACTGATTTCGAAGGTGCGGAAGCGGCGCGCTTCGAGGTGCAAGAAAAAGTAGTTCATGAACATCGCGAACAAAAAGATCGCGTGACTGTTCTCGCGTGATCCGAGCGCGAAGGACGTCAAGCCCGCCGTCGTCACGATCGCCCAGTTCGTCGTCGTGTCGAGTCGGCTGCGGTACGCGGTCATCTTCCCGACCTCGGCGCGGTACAGATGGATGAGACTGTTCGCGGCGTTCGTCGAGTAGCTCGTGTCCGTCAAGGTGGGCGGCGTGGGTCGAGTCCCGGTCATGAGAAAGGAGCGATCGAACGGCACAGTTCGCCCGCTCCTTTCTCACTATACTTCCGCCCGTGTCCGCGGAGCTTCAGCGTGTCTTGCTGTCCTGGTTCGACGTCCACGAGCGCGATTTGCCTTGGCGGCAAGGCGCGGCGGGCTGCCGCGATCCGTACCGCGTGTGGGTATCGGAGGTGCTGCTGCAGCAGACTCAGGTCGTGCGCGGCAAAGTGTACTTCGAGCGTTTCCTCAACGCCTTCCCGACGGTGAGCGACCTCGCCGCCGCGCCGCAAGACGCCGTGTTGAAGGCGTGGGAAGGCTGCGGGTACTACGCGCGGGCGCGTCATCTGCACGCCGCCGCGAAGGTGATCGCCGAGCGAGGCTTTCCGTCGACGTACGAAGGCTGGCGTGCGCTCCCGGGCGTCGGGCCGTACACCGCCGCCGCCGTGTCCAGCATCGCCTTCGGCGAGGCGCGGGCGGTCGTGGACGGCAACGTGCGCCGCGTTCTCGCACGATTGTTCGGCGAGCGAGAACCGACGGACGCGTGGGTGCAGTCGAAGGCGGACGAGGTGCTCGCTTCGCAAACGCCGGGACGCTGGAACGAGGCGGTGATGGACCTCGGCGCGACCGTATGCGTGCCCGGCGTGCCGAAATGCCCGACGTGTCCGTTGACGACGTTGTGCGCGGCCTTCGAAACGGGAGAGCCGCAAGTCTATCCCGCGCCCAAGAAGCGCTCGGTCGTGAAGGAGGCGACGTTCGTGGCGCTCGTCGTCGGCACGGCGCGGCAGGCGTATCTCGAAACGCGCGCTGGCACCCTTCTCGGCGGCTTGTCGGGCCTCCCCGCGCGCGAAGTGACGACGGACGAGGCAAGTGCCCTGAACGCGCTGTTGACCGACCTCGGAGCCCGCGAAGCGCGCTTGCTCGGCACGGTGACGCACGCCATGACGCACCGTCGCCTCACTTGGCGTGTGTACGCGGCGCAGGCGTCCTTGCCGCTCTCGAACGTGAGTGACGCGCCGCTGTCCAACCTCGACCGCAAGGCGCTCGCGCTGCTCGATCACGCGCAAGTACCACTCTTTCCTTAACGTTCACATCCGCCGCTCGGGATACGATGCTTGCCGTGAGTCAAAGAGCCGCGCCCGAGGGGCGTACACTGTCCCCCGTGAGCCAACCTCGTCTTCCCGCATTCATTCGCGTACCGCGCGCCGTGCTGGGTCCTTTGTACTGGTGGTACGAGCGGAGGGTGGAGCGCAGGGTGAAGGTGGGCCGCATGCCCCAACACCTCGGTTTGATTCTCGACGGCAATCGCCGTTTCGCGCGGACGCTCGGCGTGGAAAGCAAGATCGGGCACGACCTCGGAGCGCACAAGGCGTACGAGGTGCTGGAGTGGTGCCTCGAACTCGGGATTCCGCACGTGACGCTGTGGGTGTTCTCGAACGACAACAAGAGCCGGGACGACTTGGAAGTGACGCACCTCCTGCGGCTTTTCGCGCAAGAGGCGGCGAAAATGGTGCACGATCCGCGCATTCACAAGAACCGCGTCCGTATCAAGATGATCGGCCACATCGAAGACTTTCCCGAGGAAGTTCGCGACAATTTGCGCAACCTCGAGAAGGTGACGGAAGCGTACGACGGCTTGTTGCTCAACATCGCCATCGGGTACGGCGGGCGCGAGGAGATCACGGAGGCCGTACGAAAGCTGCTGCGCGAAGCGGCCGAGCAGGGCCTGACGTTGCAGCAACTCGCCAACGAGCTCAAGGTGCCGCACATCGGCGCGCACATGTACACCAACGAATCGCCCGATCCCGACTTCATCATTCGCACGTCGGGCGAGGTGCGCCTTTCGGGCTTCCTGCTTTGGCAGTCGGCGTACTCCGAGTACTACTTCTGTGACGTGTACTGGCCGGGCTTTCGAAAAGTGGACTTTCTGCGCGCCCTGCGCAGCTATCAAAAGCGTGATCGGCGCTTCGGCAAGTGAAATTCCAGGAGCGCTTTAGACGCGCTTCAGGGCTCGTCCCGTAGAGTGAACGGTATGACCTACGCCCTCGAAACTCGCCTCGCCCTCGCGACGACCGCGCTCGACACGTCCCGACTGCCCGATCTTCTCGCCGAACTTGAAGGAGCGGACTGGGCGCTCGTCTTTTCAGGCGAGGCGGAATTGTGGCGCGCCCTCGCTGAAATCGTCGGCAACGCTGTCGTGCGCGCCGATGCTCGCTTGCCGCTCGACGAAACCGCCCTCAAAGCCGCCGACTTCACCACCGCGACGCTCGACGCGGATTGGAAGGGCAGCCTCGTGTGGCTCCCGGAGACCGACGAGCGTGCCATGAAGCGCGCTCGTCGAGCGGAAGCTCGCGTCGTCGTGGACGCCACGTTCTGCCCGGGTGGCGGCGCCCTCGCTTCCGGCGCGACGTTCGTCGCCTTGCGCGACGCGGGCGCCCTCACGGGGCACGGCGACGTGGCGTTCGCCGCGCTGCTCGGCAAAGGCGAGCGGCCCGTGGTGCGCGCTCGCTCGATCGAGCCCCTCGCGGCGGCGCTCGTTTTGCGCGACCTGCCGACCTTGAGCGCTCGCCTCGCTCGCCAGACGCGAGGGGCGCATACCTTGGCCGAGCGCCTCGGGGAGCGCGCCACCGAAGTGTCGGGCGGAACGCTCCTCGTGTCTGACGACTTGGCCGATACGACGCTGTTTTCCGAAGCCGCCGCGATCGGAGGTGTACGCGCCGCGCGCCGCGCGGTCGCCGGTGGCACGCTCCTTTCCGTGGGCCTCGAAGCAGTGGAGGACTTGTGGCGCGACGTGACGGGCGATCCTGTCAACGAAAGCGTGAAGATCGTCGACGAACCGGCGACGCTCGAACTTCCCGAACGGACGGACGAGCTCGACGAGAACACGCCGGAAGCGAACTCGGCGAACGCGCCCGTGAGCGTCGAGATCACGGACGAGGAAACCGACGAAACGGAATCCGTGGGCCCCGACGAACCTTTCGACGCGCCCGTCGCCGAGACGAACGACGAACTTGCCGAGGAGCAAGTCGAGCCGATCTTCCCGGAACCGGTCGACGCGCCCCTGCTGCCCGACTTGCCGGAAGTGCCGACCGCGCGTGGCGAGACCACCGATCCTGCCGAGGACCTCGCGCCCGATCAGCGCGCGGCTTACGAGCGCTTGCGCGAGTGGCGCAACGCCGAGGCGCGCCGTCAGGAAGTCTCGCGCTTCATCGTCGCGTCGAACGCCACGCTCGCCGAGATCGCGCGAACCTTGCCGCAGACCGAGGCGGAACTGCGCGCCGTGCGCGGCATGGGTCCCGAGCGTGTTCGCAAGTACGCCGAGCCGATTCTCAACATGCTGCGCGGCATGCGCTGAGCGGGCACGATGCGCTAGAACGGGGCCATCATGACGCCGGAACGATTTCGCAAGCTCAAGAACGTCCTCTCGAAGCGCCAACCGACGTTGACGGTGCTTTTGGAGGAAGTGCACAAGCCTCACAACTTCAGCGCGATTCTGCGTTCGTGCGACGCGGTCGGCGTGGGCACGGCGCACGCGGTTGTTCCGCGCGGCGGCCTTCCCACGTACAACGCGACGTCGGGCAGCGCCGAGAAGTGGGTTCGCGTCGAGCAGCACGCGAGCGTTCTCGAGGCGGTCGAAGGCTTGCAAGCTCGCGGCTTCCAAGTGCTCGCCACGCACCTCAGCGAGCGCGCCGTGGATTACCGAACGCTCGACTATACACGGCCGACGTGCGTCTTGCTCGGCGCGGAGAAGTGGGGCGTGTCGGCAGCGGCGGCGAGCGGCGCGGACCACAACGTCGTCATTCCGATGCTTGGAATGGTGCAAAGCCTCAACGTCTCCGTGGCGGCGGCGACCATCTTGTTCGAGGCGCAGCGGCAGCGTTTGGCGGCGGGCATGTACGACGCGCCGAGCATTCCGTTCGAGGAATTCGAGCGGACGTTGTTCGAATGGGCGTACCCCGAGCTCGCGCCGGTGTACCTTGAGCGCGGTGAGGCGTACCCGGCTCTTTCCGAGGACGGCGAGCTTCGCTCCGCCTAAGTCGCCTCATAAACAAGTTCCTAAGGCGAACCTGAAACGAGGCGGCGCGGGTCACCTTGCGCTTGTCGCGTGTCGTTTAGACTAAA
Proteins encoded in this region:
- a CDS encoding DUF2270 domain-containing protein, whose translation is MTGTRPTPPTLTDTSYSTNAANSLIHLYRAEVGKMTAYRSRLDTTTNWAIVTTAGLTSFALGSRENSHAIFLFAMFMNYFFLHLEARRFRTFEISHHRVRIMERFFYPAMLGDKVDASWHQLLLGELSKPRSPIPRIDALGWRLRRNYLWVYAAVLIAWIAKLDLSRDPGARPSFLGFLELASIGNLPGFIVVGAVAVFYVFLIRLAVRATREYPLEQD
- the mutY gene encoding A/G-specific adenine glycosylase — encoded protein: MSAELQRVLLSWFDVHERDLPWRQGAAGCRDPYRVWVSEVLLQQTQVVRGKVYFERFLNAFPTVSDLAAAPQDAVLKAWEGCGYYARARHLHAAAKVIAERGFPSTYEGWRALPGVGPYTAAAVSSIAFGEARAVVDGNVRRVLARLFGEREPTDAWVQSKADEVLASQTPGRWNEAVMDLGATVCVPGVPKCPTCPLTTLCAAFETGEPQVYPAPKKRSVVKEATFVALVVGTARQAYLETRAGTLLGGLSGLPAREVTTDEASALNALLTDLGAREARLLGTVTHAMTHRRLTWRVYAAQASLPLSNVSDAPLSNLDRKALALLDHAQVPLFP
- a CDS encoding isoprenyl transferase translates to MSQPRLPAFIRVPRAVLGPLYWWYERRVERRVKVGRMPQHLGLILDGNRRFARTLGVESKIGHDLGAHKAYEVLEWCLELGIPHVTLWVFSNDNKSRDDLEVTHLLRLFAQEAAKMVHDPRIHKNRVRIKMIGHIEDFPEEVRDNLRNLEKVTEAYDGLLLNIAIGYGGREEITEAVRKLLREAAEQGLTLQQLANELKVPHIGAHMYTNESPDPDFIIRTSGEVRLSGFLLWQSAYSEYYFCDVYWPGFRKVDFLRALRSYQKRDRRFGK
- a CDS encoding HRDC domain-containing protein, translated to MTYALETRLALATTALDTSRLPDLLAELEGADWALVFSGEAELWRALAEIVGNAVVRADARLPLDETALKAADFTTATLDADWKGSLVWLPETDERAMKRARRAEARVVVDATFCPGGGALASGATFVALRDAGALTGHGDVAFAALLGKGERPVVRARSIEPLAAALVLRDLPTLSARLARQTRGAHTLAERLGERATEVSGGTLLVSDDLADTTLFSEAAAIGGVRAARRAVAGGTLLSVGLEAVEDLWRDVTGDPVNESVKIVDEPATLELPERTDELDENTPEANSANAPVSVEITDEETDETESVGPDEPFDAPVAETNDELAEEQVEPIFPEPVDAPLLPDLPEVPTARGETTDPAEDLAPDQRAAYERLREWRNAEARRQEVSRFIVASNATLAEIARTLPQTEAELRAVRGMGPERVRKYAEPILNMLRGMR
- the trmH gene encoding tRNA (guanosine(18)-2'-O)-methyltransferase TrmH; this encodes MTPERFRKLKNVLSKRQPTLTVLLEEVHKPHNFSAILRSCDAVGVGTAHAVVPRGGLPTYNATSGSAEKWVRVEQHASVLEAVEGLQARGFQVLATHLSERAVDYRTLDYTRPTCVLLGAEKWGVSAAAASGADHNVVIPMLGMVQSLNVSVAAATILFEAQRQRLAAGMYDAPSIPFEEFERTLFEWAYPELAPVYLERGEAYPALSEDGELRSA